Proteins encoded within one genomic window of Nonomuraea gerenzanensis:
- a CDS encoding 4'-phosphopantetheinyl transferase family protein, translated as MIASVLTQGQCQIWWAGPDDRTEESMAVVLSERELGRAARFRRAADRRRFVTGAWLLRTASAAQLGTSPQEVAVDRSCPDCDRYHGKPELTGDGAHLHVSISHSGDRVVVALSEEGPLGVDVEAVPAEPVDDLARCALTSWEQAQLDALPRHERYEAFVRLWVRKEAALKATGHGLRVPPTEVEVSGPFAEPALLSWPLDVPPGHVRFRTLHPGDGYAAVVAVITEESAITVAERRAMPGRSTTRVPDDALLVAA; from the coding sequence ATGATTGCTTCGGTGCTGACGCAGGGACAGTGCCAGATCTGGTGGGCGGGTCCGGACGACCGGACCGAGGAGAGCATGGCCGTGGTGCTGAGCGAGCGGGAGCTGGGCAGGGCGGCGCGGTTCCGCCGCGCGGCCGACCGCCGCCGTTTCGTCACGGGAGCGTGGCTGCTGCGGACGGCGAGCGCCGCCCAGCTCGGCACCAGCCCGCAGGAGGTGGCGGTCGACCGCTCCTGCCCGGATTGCGACCGCTACCACGGCAAGCCCGAGCTGACGGGCGACGGCGCCCACCTGCACGTGTCCATCTCCCACTCCGGTGACCGGGTGGTGGTGGCGCTGAGCGAGGAGGGGCCGCTGGGCGTGGACGTGGAGGCCGTCCCGGCCGAGCCCGTGGACGACCTGGCGCGCTGCGCGCTCACCTCGTGGGAGCAGGCCCAGCTGGACGCGCTGCCCCGGCACGAGCGCTACGAGGCCTTCGTCAGGCTCTGGGTACGCAAGGAGGCGGCGCTCAAGGCCACCGGGCACGGCCTGCGGGTCCCGCCCACGGAGGTGGAGGTCAGCGGCCCCTTCGCCGAGCCGGCGCTGCTGAGCTGGCCGCTGGACGTGCCTCCCGGGCACGTACGCTTCCGCACGCTGCACCCCGGCGACGGGTACGCCGCCGTGGTGGCGGTCATCACCGAGGAGAGCGCGATCACCGTCGCCGAGCGGCGGGCGATGCCGGGGCGCAGCACGACGCGCGTGCCGGACGACGCCCTGCTCGTGGCGGCCTGA